Within Coturnix japonica isolate 7356 unplaced genomic scaffold, Coturnix japonica 2.1 chrUnrandom671, whole genome shotgun sequence, the genomic segment TATAACCATGCcatgacatccccatgtcacagcgtccccatgtcccccaatccccatgtcacgacatgCCCATATCATAGTCCaatgtcacgacatccccacGTCACattgtccccatgtcacgacatccccatatCGTGACATACCCATGTCAAATTGTCCCCATATCACAACATCCCCAtatcacgacatccccatgtcacaacATCCCCATTTCCCACAGTCCCCATGTCAAGACACCCCCATATCGTGACATACCCATGTCAAATTGTCCCCATATCacaacatccccatgtcacgacatccctATGTCACAAAGTCCCCATATCACGACATCCCCATATCAGGTTGTCCCCATATCACGATATCCCCATGTCACAGCTCaatgtcacgacatccccatgtcatgacCATATCAAACAGTCCCCATATCGTGatgtcccca encodes:
- the LOC116652688 gene encoding LOW QUALITY PROTEIN: early nodulin-75-like (The sequence of the model RefSeq protein was modified relative to this genomic sequence to represent the inferred CDS: deleted 1 base in 1 codon; substituted 1 base at 1 genomic stop codon) — translated: MSRHPHVTISPCHDIPMSXKNPMSYSPHVTTSPCHDITTSQYPHVTISPCHTVPISRHPHIATSPYHIVPISRHPLVSTSPCHDITMSRYNHAMTSPCHSVPMSPNPHVTTCPYHSPMSRHPHVTLSPCHDIPISXHTHVKLSPYHNIPISRHPHVTTSPFPTVPMSRHPHIVTYPCQIVPISQHPHVTTSLCHKVPISRHPHIRLSPYHDIPMSQLNVTTSPCHDHIKQSPYRDVPMSRHPHVTTSPCLDIPMSHCPHITTSPYRNTPMSCRPHVTTSPCHDIPLSQHSHVMT